The Coffea arabica cultivar ET-39 chromosome 9c, Coffea Arabica ET-39 HiFi, whole genome shotgun sequence nucleotide sequence CTGATGAGGAGTTGGCCCCCTGCATTGGTGAAAATTGGGCAGGGTTGGAACAAGGATTTTGCAGAGACTGGCGCTTGAATATAAGGAATGTAGGATCTTGATCATTGAGTTGTAATCTCCTCAGTCATTCTAGCCTGATGAATTTTTGGGTAAATTTATAACCATCAAGGACCCTGTGGGATGGTTGAACTGAATTGCTTTCTTGATGGCCTTGAAACAGAGATTCTGGGGTAGATGCATCCTGGAAAGTTCCGAAGGAGCTGGGAAAAAGCTCCTCCTGAATCCTGATCGAGGCAAAATTCAAAATCCGATCTTTCTGTGATTTCCCTGAGCCAAGGTGTTAAAAATTGCTCTAAATCTGCTTCACTTGTTATGGAACAACTATCGAAGGAGTGGTTTATAACTCCACATTTACTGCAGAAATTGAAGAGCTGCTCATCCCTACACGATACCTGAATCACACTTCCTGAGGAAAGTTTTAGACAGAAACCACTGAGAAGTGGTTTGTTGAGATGGATCCAGACTCGAACACGCAAATGGAATGGAGGATTATTACTGATATTAATCTCTTCAACAGGGCCAATGACTGAAGCAAAAATATTTCCAGAGATAACGTTAACAGATTCTGGAGGAAACCCAAACAACTGAACCCATACTAGAATTTCTGTGACAGAGACATCCCTGAGAACTGTCTCTGCTGGAACCCAACGACGTAGAACAAGCAATGCTCCATAAACAGAATAAGGCCCTTCGCCAAGAACTGACAACATATCAGCCTGATTGGGAAACCGAAACATATAGAAACGTTTATCTCTGCCTAGAACTTCCACAAGGGGATTCCAATGATGTTCAACAtgttctttcatcaaagagatgTTAAGATGGCTCTTGTCTACCAAATATCCAAAAAGACAATTAGCAAACCTGCTAATGTCTGGTTTAAGATGCCGACCATCAGCCAAAAGGACCCATTCGACGAAACCTCAAATTGTTCGGTGTAGGAGGTACACCAGATGCAGTCACTGCTTTCATCAGAGTAATTAATCACTGTCGTATTCTTAGCCACTGCTTTCTGACCAGCTACACTGATGAAAACGATCTGGATAGGCCATGGAGCAAGCCAAAAGACAAGAACCAGACTACAGAGGAATGAAAAGGACTGAATATTTTATTGGGGGCGCAAGCAGAGACAAAGACAGAGATTAACTAAGGGGGACAGCAGCTTAAATTGGAAGATGAAGCTGAAGGGAAGACAAAAGGTAACATAAAGAACTAGAGATACATTTGTTTGTTTCATGGAAATATGTTGTTTAAAGAAAAGAAGCTTGTGACTAAGAACTGGCAATGGTAGTGGCAGTGTCCCAGATGCAGCTGCTCTTCCCAGATCGAACCTGGCGATTGAGCTCATTGATCAATCTCTTCCTGTTGTTGATCttattttgatccatcgaaaGTTGTGGTAAAGGACTTTGTCTGGAACTGAACAATGAAGAATTGACTGAAGAAGTGAATGGAAAATTTTAAATGTAATGACTTGCTGGTCTATAGCTCTGATATTGCCAAAGAATCATACGCCATGCATGCAGTAGATCAACTCCGAAACGCATCAAACCAAACCTCCAATACCCCCTTGCCTCcagccccccaaaaaaaatgagagaaagtTGTCTGATACCAATTTCCATAGAATGGATTTATGCAAAACAAAAAATACATACTCCCCCCTCCACTCCTCCCAAAACCACCTCCAGCTTCCCAAGGTTGATAAATTCAGAACGGAGAGCATTAAGATTTCATTTCTTCTATACCACGATTAATAACATCTTTCAAGCAAAAGACGATCTCAGCTTTTATTCGTTGCTTCGAACATACAAGCTCAATGAGAGTAGGCTATTCACAGGAAGCAGCCTCAAACCTGATACTAAGTTCAAGAGATTTATCAAAACACAAACACTTTCTTCAAAAACCTTAAAACAGTAACTTCAGCAACCGTTGTCttccccgaaaaaaaaaaagaaaggaaactagCATTCGTCTATTGTAGCCGCGAACTTCCATTGCTATCTCGGACAAACTTTTATTGCTTTGGATATGCACTGCATACAGAAGTATTCGCATTTTCTTCACTTATTTTACTTGGAGAATCTTGCTCTGTCATGTGGAGATGAATAGTCAATATCTGGACCCTGGGGGATGATTCCAAACGGATTGATGGAAGGATGGCTTCCATAGTAATGCTTCTTGATGTGTTCCATGTTGACTGTGCTACTCACCCCAGGAATCTGAAAGATGTCCTTGGTGTAGTTGAAAAGATTTGGATATTCACGTAATAACTTCTTGTTGCACTTGAAATGAACTGCATAAACCTATAAAGTATACAATTTGATTTGGTTAAGTAAATCATATAGGCATGTGAATGCTCAAAAGCTTTTAATGACTGAAAGCTAAAAGGTCAACAAAAGATTTGATAACAAACATGTCTAACAACATCAGATATTCTTTCGTCCAAACTCAGGTTTGCTAGCTTTGCAAAACTTTATTTTACCTGTAATTTGTTATATACCAACAATATCATTAGTTACATGGTTGTGGCACTTGATTGTCTCAATCTGGAATAATAAAATGGTCAAGTGTACAATGGCCTCTAGTACAAGTAAACAAGTCCTGCTTCAGCCTAAACAAACTACAACGCAGCAAGGATTTGGCTTATTCCTGCAAAACCAATTTCATCCTTTCTATTGATATTCAATAGAATGGTTTAAGTTCCCTTGGAAATACAATGATTTTACAACATTACTGGTTGATTTCATGTTGTTCCAGGGATAGGTAAGCTGAATAGAGTTCTGTGGGATGTAGTGGTCATTGAACTAAACTACAGTCAGAATTGTAACTCAGCACTAAATCATTCTGTCAGAGCTTTGTTGAACAAGAAGGATTAGAGAAGTTTAAAGTAAATTGGGGATGTGTTTTTCTGTGTGAAACTGGAAATTTAGTCAAATGGTAGTTTTAGATATTAAGATTCACAGTGAATTCTAGTAGTGTACAACCTCTGATCATGTCATTtgccaaaggaaaaaaaaaaagaaaaaaaaaaagaatagttcCTGTGCCAAAGGTCTTACACAGGAAAAGGTACGATGCAAAATAGCTACCATTAGCTTTTTCATTTTGCCAAAACAAACAACAAATAACAAACGAATCATGACGATGACGacaacaataataacaataacagAATACCACACAAGCAGACTTTGACAATCATTTCCAAGGAAGGAAACTCAAAAGATTTGTGTCTTCTAAAGATAGAAGTGTGTTTAACTCGGTACCCTTGACAAATTGGATTCATGAATTAATGTCTAAATAAATAAGCTTTAGCATGTATACAGACTGAACCATACAAGATAAATCACAGATTGGAAGTGTAAATTTTGTGGAATGCTTTCTGACATTTGAGGTAATGTTATTCTTTCCTAAGCTTCAAAACTGCAAGCATTTGAATACAAAGATCCATACCTCATCAACCATTATTAATGTGACAAACAGATGAATATCTCAAACTGCAAGCATTTGAAGTTAGTAGGATAATCTTCTTTCATACAAAGATCCATACCTCATCAAACCTTATTAATGTGACAAACAGGCGAACATCTGCTTCAGTCACAGTCCCACCACACAGGTATCTCTGCTTATTGAGTATCTCCTCGGCTTTGTCCAAGGCTTCATATAACTTTTTCACTGCCTGCAAAGGTCATAATGGTACGCTATGAAAAAATTATCAACAGAACACATGCAGATTTTGATTTAACTAGGTTTGACACAAAATAGTTAATGGCAACTTAACAACTTACCTCATTGTAAGGTTCTTGCTTCTTTGCAAACCCACACTTATATACTCCATTATTTATATCATCATATATCCACCCATTTATCTCATTGATTTGATCTTGCAAATGAGAAGGGTAAAGGTCCAGTTCTGGATTCTCAGCCAGATGGTTGAACTCTGTATTTAACATTCGGATAATCTCCGAACTCTCATTATTCACAATTGTGTTCAGTTTCTTATCCCAAAGAACCTAATGGAAAACACAAACCTGCAGTCTGAGCTGAGATATTCAGGcagagaaaaacccagaaaGAATTTCACATTTTATAGAAAATACTTACTGGAACAGTATATTTGCCTGAGTAGTTTGTGCTTGCAATCTCATACAGCTCTCTGGCACTTTTAGCCCCGTTGAAAGGATCGGGATCAGCACCTGCTTCCTCAGAACTTGAAGCAGGAAAAACCCATCCCATGTGCTCATCAGTCTCCTTAGTCCTTTCCCATTTTGGTTTGACAGACTGATAATGGAGTAGTAAAAATATAATTACGGTTAAAACTTGAAAGTTTTTTGAAACAAGAGTTTAAACAACACTTACTGTAAAGCTGATGCATTTGTCCAGCCCTTTGATCATCAAGTACGCCAGGCATCTGGACGCCCAGGGGCAAGCGTATGATATATATAGGTGATACCTTCCAGCTTCCGCAGGGAAAGGGGAGTTTGGATCTCGTGATATCAAATTGCGGAAGGTTGAAGGAGTTCTGACAAAAGCACCAGTTGCTGACATCTCATCTAGAGCAGAGCGAGCCATCGGTATTGCGTGCTAAAATGCAATATGCTAAGACGTTAATCCCCTAGGAACTTAAACATTGTGAAATTCATATTACAGAAAAGTAAGAGCACCTCCTTATGCTGTGAGATCAATGACTCCTCAAAAACAAGTGGAAATGCCTATGCCAATGGAGTCACAAAtctcaaattcaagaaagaaCATATAGATAATTTTGCTGCTCCCAAAGACAAATTTTCTATATTGCTGAAACGCATCAAATGGTCAGGGGGATTAGCCAATCTATCCAACTCCGTAATAAGACAAAGTACAGAAAGCTACTCAAGTTAGGATCAGCAATCTCCCTGCTAGAATAGTTTTGAACAGATTTTATCAGCCACAACACTAAATTTTAATCGGAGGTTGAGCTGATGCAGCTATAATCTCCTGTTTAGAAAACAActtcttttcttaaaatttgaGGGACTCAAATAATTAGGCATTGCACAATATCGAAAGTGATAGTACAGATAAGACATTTCAACTTTAAATATTGGACCAACAAAAGGAGGGAAAAAGATTGAAACTTTACTACTTAATTGAAATAGCAGTCAGCATGGCACAAAATTGATTCATCAATTACTGTTTCCTTGCTTTTTCTTCATGTATTTTACCTTTTCATGAGTACCAATAATCAAAATGATCTGTAAGAAAAAGCTAGAAATCCCAGTAGGAAGCAAATTTCATCAAGATTGCAATAACAAAAGGAAATGGTAATCTCCTCAATCTCTCATAGTTGACAATTTTTCAGTTCATATTAACAAAACCTTACCATCTCTGATCAGATCACCACAACAGCAAATACAATTCAAACTCAACAAGAGGAACAAAAGCTACAATTTTGAATGACAAATACAATAACAGAAGTAAATGGATATAAGCCAGTAAAATCTAGCATTAGAAACACAGAAAAAGGAAAGTGGAGAGGGATAAAAGATTAAAATCAAGATGGGTTTTAAGTACCTTGAAGGAAAGCTGTAGAAGACAAAATGGGCGCTGCTGTTTAGCTCCTCCAACTCCAACTGCTGAGTTCAGGAACGTTTGGAGTTTGCAAATGGAAAGAGACATAGCTGAGAAACTGCTTTTGTtgctttttgactttttaacAAGTATTCAAAAGAAAAACCGGATAAGTGCCggcctttcttttctttttttaaatttgccaaagaaaaaacaaatcaGTGGcggctttttctttctttctttttttttttttccaaattgctAATGTGGGGTTAGTTGAGATTCTTTTTGATATTGGCACTTTGATTGTGATGgctttttttgttgaatttttaattttgtgatAAGTTATAATAGTATTacaaccaaaaaagaaagaaaaataaaagtgtATTAGTTGTAGTTGTAACGAAGAATTTGGATACTAATGATAGTGTatttggatagtaaattatttggaataattttttttttaaaaatactgtaatacttttttgatgtgatatatttaaaataaaaaaatgattgaaaaatgtactGATGATGctagcaaataaattttaacaaataaaagacTGTCCAAACAATAATGTGAACTGAATTCCTTGCTGCTATTCTTGAAAGGCAAAGATTTGGCAATGAAGATAAAGCCTCAGTGTTGGAATGAGTTCATGTCTAACATGGGTGGTTGCTTCTTACAAGTTCTTTAATGTTTGATCATTTGGACTAAACCAATCTTATTCATGATTAACTACTTCCATGATCTAGctaatttttttggaaaagtgCTCCAATGAATTCTTATCATAGAAAGACTCAAAATCTCCACAAGTTTGAAACATATACAAAATGATATTTAGAAAGTTCAACGgatcaaataaagaaaatcaATTGTGACAATATGAATGGAATCAAGAGGATTATTaaaaaagaaccaaaaataAAGGGTACTTTCATGCTTTTGTCTATTATTCTTTAGTCATTATTTAAGCAAATTGCATTTGATTCTCATATAATGTTAGAACGGAATTAAAGTCAACATGATACTACTAATTCATGTCTTCATATTATTTGAACAGCAGCATGCAGCATGCTAGTAtttcatatgcatataaatCTTATACACACTAATAATGTAATTCACTCACATCTtttcaaatccaaaatcaaATTAGGAGTCAAGCATCCAAGATTGACGTTAGATACATTGTCAGTCTAAAAAATTAGACCCTACTCGAGGTTGTTGTGGTTTATAAAGAATACTTTTCACATAAGCGTTTCTAATAAAAGTGCTTTTAGATTGCCAAAAGTTGAGCCTCTTAAGTTACGAAAAATTGGTTACCAAACactttaaaagtacttttaataCTTAaaagcgtttttttttttttttttgtaaacggGTCTAATTCAATtttattacatttttaaaaaatttcaaagtgTAGATGCCCCTTGATATCTAGTCTAGTTGTAAATTGAGCTTTCAATTCCATCACTCAAATACTCTAAACCACTGATTTGTCTTGCGTTAGCCCAACCATAAGATGGTGAGTAAACGAACCTTTGCTTTGGTTGGAAGGATCAAGGGAGAAAAAGATGCTTGCAACATTAGAAGAaacgaagaaagaaaaaatgatcgCCTTTAATCAAAGTCGAGGCTTAAGATTTCATGTTATGTCTGTTCGAATATGCAAACTGCAGACACTAATGTGAACCAACTTTAGTAatatttatttctattagtaTTTGCttaaataaattatcaattgcaGGTCTCATCCTCTGATCTTTGCTACAGCAATTATGTTTCCAGATACAATACTAAAATAATCCTCGAGTGCAGACTTCAGATTGTTCTTCATGTAAATTGTTGCCACTAGACCTTGGAGATTATGCAGTAGCAACACTAACTTCCATTTGTGAACATGATACCAGTCATTACTTCGACTGAGCATCTTTTTGCAAGTTTCTCATTCCAATTATCCTGCCTAAAACCGAAACATGATTCCAAGCAAACTCAGCATCGTCAACCAATTTCAAAGGGTACTGAAATATTTCCATAGATATGAAATTGACGCAGGAACTTTTGTGGCAAACTGATGCTGCGTCTTCATTTTCCACTGCATCCATCTCTCAAGATTCAAGCCGTAACATTCGCATGTCAAGAACTACGGTTGTAGTCCTTTTGAGGATCTTAAACTTAAAGCAGTATGACTCTTGGTATGTAGGGGCTCAAATTCCTGCTTATCAAAGTTAAGCCGATAAATGTCAGACAAACATTGAAGGTAACAGCACAACCAAGAAGGGAAAGTGTTTTAATCCGTCAGTCAGGTAGAATAACTCAATTTGAGACACGCTTACGAAGTACATCAAATTATGTTAAACCTTTCTTAGAAAGATTTCGAGAAATTAGCAACAAAGTGGAAAGGGCAAACCTCATATTTCTGGTCCATCAATCTGACATCAGTTGATCAAATAATAACATCTTCAGCCTGCATAGAACGAGGATTTCAAGTCTCAATATTATGAGTGGGTCTGTCTGAAACTTGGATTAACTCAAAATAAAAAACGAGAAGACTTGAAACCCTGATATTTACAAGAAAAGTGCCTGCAATAGATACTTAGTGGTTAATTACTAACTTAGACATCTGTTTTGCACAATCAACTACAATGAATGAAGCATTGTTGAATGTACAACAAAAATCTTGTGAAGCACCAAGGAGCCATTACAGTCCTCATAAAGCAGGACGCCTCGATGGGAAAAGTTAACCTGGGAGAATGGCATTTTTATTTAGGATGGACACAAGATACAAggaacagagagagagagagggagggagagaggAACCTTAACTTCATGTGAGCGTAAACTTTTTAAAAGTACACACGATAATTTgattcaattcaagtatttgaAAAAACTGAATTGAACTCTTCAATCAAGCTTCTTAGTTACTAGCACTGTCTCCCAATTTTCCTGTAACCACAAAAATTAGAGAATTTAACCACCTGCAGAGTAATCAGGTTTATCACAGACAGCCTCTATTATGTCCTATTTATCCATAGAACTAGAAGAAAGACAAGAGATGAAATCGAAATTACATCAAAATCAGATTAGTCACGACTAGATTGAACATGGCACTAACTTTTAAAGTTCCACAACCAGGTTTCACAGGCTtcaaaatgaaggaaatatcaGAAAGTTCATACCGCATCAATCGATGCAATCATAGAATGAAAGGTTCAAAGAACTTATGGATGTTGCTTACATTTTCCAGTCATCCAAAAGGTGTCTGGCATCCAAAAACTCCAGTATGTAGTTTCAGTCCCTCTAAGGAAAGCAGAAGCTTTCATGCTGGATATTCCAATCCATGGCTAGAGAAAGCAACAGCTCAATCGAAAAAACCACTTTTGACTTTTTCACCGTTTTGCTGTTCTTAATTGCCAGAGATGGGTAACATCATCTAATAGATTCTCCTGCAATAAGTTTGAGTAAACCATCTTCAGACACACATGTTACAATGAACAAGCAATCCGAAATGCAAAACAAtgaaaatcatcttaattaAATGCTGCAAATATAAACAAGTAACCTTTTTGCTTCGATATCTTGTCAGAGACATTTGCAACTAGGGCATAATTGTTGCTATTATAACAAGCAGTCATGAATGCCGCAAGAGTTACACGGTCCACATTCTGGTGTTTATTCAATAACTTGTCAAAAAACTGCACAGCTATATCCACCTTCTTTTCACCACATAGCTTTCTGACTAAGGTGCTCACAGTGCGAACCCATAGCTTTTTTTCTAGTTTGTCCAATAGGGCCATAGCAACAGACGATTCATCCTTCATGCAAAATTCATAAGCCATCGTCAGCCGAGTAACTTCACATGGGGAAAGCCCCATATCTATCATTGTCTCATATAGCCTTCTAGCCTCATCCAATTTGGACTCCTTGCAAAGTCCACTTATCATGGCACCATAAGTAAGACTATCAGGAGCACAGCCATGTTCATTCATATTTTGAAAACATTTCAAGGCCATGCTAGCATTTTTATCTCTGAAATATCCAGATATCATAGTTGTATAAGTTTGTTTAGTCGGAACCAGGCCAAGCTTGATGAAAGCATCATCGAAAAGCTTTTCACTTTCTGCCATTCTGTTTTCTTTGCAGAGAGCACAAATCAAGGTAGTGTACACATGCGCATCAGGCATTATACCTGCTTTTACCATCTTATTAAACAGTGCTAATGCTTGCCTTAAGTCTGCTTGCTTGCAACTTTCTGAAATGAGAATAGTATATGTAACTATATCAGCAGAAAGTCCATTTCTGAAACCTCTTTTGAGCAATTTATGAGCCTTACTAACCTTTCCCTTCTTAATAAGACAATTGATAACTGTATTATAGGTGCAAATATTAGGAGCTAGACCAGCTCTACGAATTGTGTTCATCAACTCATACGCACGGCCTATATTCCCCATCTTACAGTATCCATCAATAAGAGTGGAGTATGTATTGACATTAGGAGTTAATCCCTGCTCTTGCATTCTGCTCAACAGCATCTCAGCTCGGtttaacttttcttctttgcagTACCCCGCAATCATAGCTGTATAAGTATGCACATTTGGCTTGTAATTATCGCTTCTAACAAGCTTCAAGAAAAGCCTAAATGCTTTATCAGTCCATCCCTTTTTACAAAGACCATCAATCAAAATACTATGGGTATATACATTTGGTTTCCAACCCTTTCGAACCATTTCCTCCAAAAATTCAAATGCTTGCCTAATACTGCCCCTCTTGCATAATCCATTGATCAAACTAGTAAAATTTATCAGATTTGGAGCAAATCCTACATCAACCAACTTATTAAAAATCCACAGTGCTCTACTCACATAACCCTTTTCACAGAACACACTCGTAATCAAAGTACAAGTTGCATTGTCCACAAGACAACCCCTGTCCAGCATTGAAACCAGCCACCTATTCGCTTCCAGAACTCTGCCCATCCTGCAATAACCAACAACCATGGTTTCAAAAGTGCAAGCATTCGGACAAACCCCTCTTTcagacatttcatcaaacacatcCTCAGCCACATCATCGCACCCCATCTCAACAGCAACACCTAGGACACAATTCAGAGTATGAACACTGAGAACCAAGCCTTGATTTTGCATCTCAAGCACCATGTCGACAGCCTCCTTTAGCATCCCGATCTCACCAAAATTCTTGACCATACAATGCATCACTTCATTGGCTCTCACAAAGTTCCCATTTTTCATCAAACACATAGCTAAAACAATGTAAAACCTCATAAAATGCCTGAATTTCGAGAAACCAATTGCCCAGTAAAAGAAACTCAGTGCAACCATTGAGCCTGACTCATTAGCCAAAGATGCAGCTATAGTAATGGCCTCTTCTTGGGTTAAAGATTCGGGACTTATAGGCATGTTAAGGTTGGCAAGTACTGGCCCGAAATGGGATTTTTGCTTCTGTTGAAAAAATGATTCCTGGACTAACGAGCTGACTGTTTTCACAACTGGCTGGGAATTCGAAATGGGATCGGTGGCAGATTGGCAGAAGTGTCTTAATTTGAGTAAAGAATAGAGGGGTTTGGTGAGGAAAGCACGATATCTCCACCA carries:
- the LOC113708912 gene encoding uncharacterized protein, which codes for MSLSICKLQTFLNSAVGVGGAKQQRPFCLLQLSFKHAIPMARSALDEMSATGAFVRTPSTFRNLISRDPNSPFPAEAGRYHLYISYACPWASRCLAYLMIKGLDKCISFTSVKPKWERTKETDEHMGWVFPASSSEEAGADPDPFNGAKSARELYEIASTNYSGKYTVPVLWDKKLNTIVNNESSEIIRMLNTEFNHLAENPELDLYPSHLQDQINEINGWIYDDINNGVYKCGFAKKQEPYNEAVKKLYEALDKAEEILNKQRYLCGGTVTEADVRLFVTLIRFDEVYAVHFKCNKKLLREYPNLFNYTKDIFQIPGVSSTVNMEHIKKHYYGSHPSINPFGIIPQGPDIDYSSPHDRARFSK
- the LOC140014069 gene encoding uncharacterized protein encodes the protein MSPRWWRYRAFLTKPLYSLLKLRHFCQSATDPISNSQPVVKTVSSLVQESFFQQKQKSHFGPVLANLNMPISPESLTQEEAITIAASLANESGSMVALSFFYWAIGFSKFRHFMRFYIVLAMCLMKNGNFVRANEVMHCMVKNFGEIGMLKEAVDMVLEMQNQGLVLSVHTLNCVLGVAVEMGCDDVAEDVFDEMSERGVCPNACTFETMVVGYCRMGRVLEANRWLVSMLDRGCLVDNATCTLITSVFCEKGYVSRALWIFNKLVDVGFAPNLINFTSLINGLCKRGSIRQAFEFLEEMVRKGWKPNVYTHSILIDGLCKKGWTDKAFRLFLKLVRSDNYKPNVHTYTAMIAGYCKEEKLNRAEMLLSRMQEQGLTPNVNTYSTLIDGYCKMGNIGRAYELMNTIRRAGLAPNICTYNTVINCLIKKGKVSKAHKLLKRGFRNGLSADIVTYTILISESCKQADLRQALALFNKMVKAGIMPDAHVYTTLICALCKENRMAESEKLFDDAFIKLGLVPTKQTYTTMISGYFRDKNASMALKCFQNMNEHGCAPDSLTYGAMISGLCKESKLDEARRLYETMIDMGLSPCEVTRLTMAYEFCMKDESSVAMALLDKLEKKLWVRTVSTLVRKLCGEKKVDIAVQFFDKLLNKHQNVDRVTLAAFMTACYNSNNYALVANVSDKISKQKGESIR